A genome region from Prionailurus bengalensis isolate Pbe53 chromosome B4, Fcat_Pben_1.1_paternal_pri, whole genome shotgun sequence includes the following:
- the RHNO1 gene encoding RAD9, HUS1, RAD1-interacting nuclear orphan protein 1 — translation MPPRKKRRQGFQKAQLLFQQPPLEGPKHHYGSAQLPITHTRQVASKPIDHNTITSWVSPQFDTTGESWFPMNQKHHRRNQARLSSRKSITSKFPHLTFESPPSSSSATLGIPLTRECANQSEKYISGRPVVPVLSPQSCGELSTHTLQNLPYVFIPPDIQTPESSFVKEGPIPPDQREDSLPSGSFHTSTPKTPGPGPVLVKDTPEEKYGIKVTWRRRRQLFTYLRERGKLNKNQFLVKSSLDFSDSSNLKKFS, via the exons atgcCTCCCAGAAAAAAACGCCGCCAAGGGTTCCAGAAAGCCCAGCTGCTATTCCAACAACCACCACTGGAGGGCCCCAAACACCACTATGGATCTGCACAGCTTCCCATCACTCACACTAGACAGGTGGCCAGCAAGCCCATTGACCACAACACCATCACTTCCTGG GTTTCACCTCAGTTTGATACAACAGGAGAAAGCTGGTTCCCAATGAACCAGAAACACCATCGCCGAAACCAGGCAAGACTTTCAAGTCGAAAATCCATCACCTCCAAGTTTCCACATCTAACATTTGAGAGCCCCCCGTCTTCCAGTTCAGCCACACTTGGGATCCCCTTAACCAGGGAGTGCGCCAATCAGTCAGAAAAGTACATTTCTGGAAGGCCCGTAGTTCCAGTGCTCAGTCCTCAAAGCTGTGGGGAGCTGTCCACACATACACTTCAAAACTTACCTTACGTGTTCATTCCACCTGATATTCAGACCCCAGAGTCTTCGTTTGTGAAGGAGGGGCCCATTCCCCCAGATCAGAGGGAAGATAGCCTTCCAAGTGGCTCCTTTCACACCAGTACTCCCAAGaccccagggcctgggcctgTTCTAGTTAAAGACACTCCTGAGGAGAAGTATGGGATCAAGGTCACATGGAGGAGACGACGCCAATTGTTTACTTAcctcagggagagagggaagctgAATAAAAACCAATTCCTTGTGAAAAGTTCACTGGATTTCTCAGACAGCAGCAATCTCAAGAAATTTTCATAG